From the genome of Scylla paramamosain isolate STU-SP2022 chromosome 37, ASM3559412v1, whole genome shotgun sequence:
GACCTGTGTATGACCAGAATCAAAGACTATGATGGACGAGATGTGTGGAGTGGCACACAACCCTCACCATTATCGAACATTTAGACTAAAGTTACACTTCCACTCTAGCCTTGACTTTATGAATAAATTTGGAGGCCAACATGCAAAGCATCAAGCCTTCATTGCCGCATGTGAACACAAAGTTGCCACAACACTGTCTTATCTGGCAACATCAGATCTTGTCTCTAATATTCGCTAGCATTCTGATATTGGTCTCTCTTCACGTACACATGTACGCCACCACTTTTATCACACCATAAATATCTCTGATATACACACAGCAATATATAAAGAACTATTTTTAATAGTTCACACATCTGGTAAAGCAGATAAACTATAAAAATTGCACAATAcattttcacttataaatgaCTAATCTGCCTTATTTTCTGTGCAGACATGCACAAGGTGAAGGGAACTCTACTTACATCTACTGGCTTTGATACGTATAATGGCTGCCACATCCTTGCTTTTTTACACTGAGGAGTGTCTGGTGTGGCAAGTATATTAATGCATCTTAAGTTCTCCCTTGAAGGGAAAATGAGGTCTGTAGTGCTCTGAGTCTGGGCAGTGAACCCTTGGAAACTATTTCTGCTAACACTCCCTAATACCCTTAGCACTGGTCCTGAGTATTAAAGTGTTCATAGTTTGCTGGTAATATTCTGACAAACATACACATTCCAGCCACAGCAGCGCAATCACTGGTATCGCAGATTTTCACACAGCACTGGTTAGCACCCAAGTGCCAGGAAATGGGCTGAGTCAGACAGCTGTCATGCTGGAGGGTGACTCAAGCTCACTGTTCTCTCCAGATTTGGTGCGCTGGAGACACACATATCGCGTCACATATGCCTCGCCATTCTGGGGCAGTAGTGGCTCCTTTGAAGGTCCACCACCATTCTCCTGAGGCACATGGTTCCAGTTAAAGGAGCCAAAGAGGTTTGAGGCCTGTGTGTTCCCTGGGCGGCTCTGTAGCACACAGTTGGGTGTGGCGTTATTGTTGGTACATGAATCGGCGTCAGCAAGACGTGGCCGTGTGGTGGGAAGGCGTGTGTTTGGAGCAGAGCTGCGGCGGCAAGGCTGGTCGGTGGGCAACGCTAAATCTACTGAGTCTGTGTCATTGATTTGGATGGCAGCAGTGGGCAGCTCCAGGCAGGGAGTGATGAGACGGGGCCACATGTTGAGTGTCTCGCCCATCTCAGTGAAGGTTGGCCGGTGCTGAGGGTTCATGCTCCAGCAACTCAACAGCAGCCGCTCTCTGTCGTAGGAGAGGTAAGTAAGTAGCAGAAACACTGTATCCTGTTATGCAGTATAAAGGTAGTGATAGAAAATGGATATATGGTCAATGCATTTCATATACATATAAGATGTGAGTTAGTGAGATTCACAGGTGACACAAAATTTTAGATTAAGAGAGTTTGATCAACTGGCTCTGTCTCTTGAGAAGTCATCTGTAATTagcttatatatttttaagtgtATGCATGCatttgtagtagttgttgtttgaCCACTAAGGGTTAGTTTGTGAGGTTTAAGGCTCCTCCTAATTTCCATAGCCATAGAGTAAGAGTGTGCTATATGACCATCATATTGCagcaccttccttttttttctttatccaatcaatcaatcttaATGTGAaagatgctgctgctggttgTGATGTGAAAACAGAAAGTAAGTTTCCTTGAGTGTTGGGAAACATGGAGCAAGCCAACTATATGAGTAAAGGCTAGGattttgttctcattttttttttcagttttgtttcatACTGTAGATGCTTAGGCTGGTTACAGCTTCCGCTAAAATTTGGTTTATGACATGGCCTAGGAATGGAACTCTGGCATAACCTGAGGAGCCTCTGTACTTCAATCTTGGTCAAATCACTGctataataagttttttttttttttttttttgtgtgtgtgtgtgtgtgtgtgtgtgtgtgtgtgtgtacatgtgtgggtACTTTATCACAGTAGACTCCTTTCATGATGAAAATTTCCAAACACAATGAGACACACCAATCTGAGACTCCTGCTTTTCTTTGTCTAAATTCAAATTTCTAAACTAAAGCTTTCCATTCTATGACTAGTGTACAGAAAACAGACACAATTTGTTACTCCCTGTGTCCCTGTTTTCTTTGACAAAACAGTATCACATTCATATTAAAGATGCGGTGCAGATAGATTATGCTTAACTtcttggattctctctctctctctctctctctccctcaaaatTAAttctaaaaagataaaaataaacaaaccagtAGGTGGACAGACACAAACATCAAGAATACTCACAGCTGTGGCTTCACACTCTTGGGAAGGGAGATGGTGTTGCCACTGCGCACATGCTCCAACACCTGGTTATTAGACATGCCCTGTAGAAGAAAAAACAGTTCAAAAAACTTCATGGAATACTGAAGTCTGAACAGTATATGATTTAATGCTTGGCTGGTTAAATAAATAAGCCATGGTATAGAAGTTACAGGACATTTAAATATGAATGTTCATCAGTGGCAAGTGGCTACACAGTGCCAGCCCCAAAATGTCTAGCTCATCACTGGTGCCATATGGAATCTTGTGTTTTAGTTATTCTTTATGACAAAGATACACCATGTTCTTGAATATAAACTTGTCTTCATCTAAACCACAGTGTTAAAAGCATTTGACTGTAGAATATTTTCAACTTGGAATGCCTTGATCTTTCATTTGTGTGAATGTGACTTTCCTCACAAGATACTTTGTGTGTGAGGAGCCACTCAAACATTTCAGCAGTCTGACCTGTGGGAGCATATAAGATGCAGTTTGGTCTTCTGCTGTTAAGTGAGAAAATCCTCTGATTCAAGGTGTCCCTCACTGCCTCCTGCACTTCATCCTTCAGGCTGATATCAAGGAATCCCTGAACTCTACTGACACATTCactcctttctctgtttctatTGCAAAAATTTCAAGCTGCCTTTAATTACATACTTACTGGTGCCTGCTATATTAAACTTACACTTAGCTTGAGCTGTACTGACTCTCTGATGTGCAATGCCAATGACTCACCTGGAATGGAAAGCTTCCGAAGGTAATGATCTCATAAAGCAGCACCCCATAGGACCACATGTCACTGCTGCTTGTAAAGATGCCATCTTCCAGACTCTCAGGAGACATCCACCGGACTGGCAGCATACCTGAGGGAGGGCCACCTCAGTAAGTTCAGTCCACTGCAGATCTGATATGTCACATTCCAGTCCACTCTAATACAAACACATTTCATTTTACTTCAGTCCCAACAAATTTTATTCCTCTCTAATCCTGTCCAGTCAGAGGTGAATCACAGTCCATCTGATCCAGCCCAGTGCGGAATGACTGCTGTATCAAGCTCCTCTAACTACTACCACTCccactcctcacctctcctgttAAACCTGTAGTAGTCGCTCTCGTACATTGGTCGAGTCATGCCAAAGTCGGAGAGTTTGACCACCCGCTCAGCACTCACTAGACAGTTCCTGCATGCAACATCCCTGAAAATACAATTTACATCTAATCACCAACACAAAACATAAGCATTATCAAATAACTATTAAATAAATGCAACAACAGAAGAGAAAACtcagtaatattaaaaaaatatataatcctcttgtttctccctACTAGTCTAAGAGGTGAAAAGTTTCTGAGGGAAAGGTTGCCTACCCTAATTTCTCAGCCTTGACAGTTGTGTCAGTAACATACAGGGAATAAAAAGGTGGAATATATTCCAAATCTGTCTTAGAAAGAATTTTACTACAGATGCGATAAAATATAATAGTACAGGTagatgatgagaaagaaagtAGCCTCACCTGTGCACATATTTCAGCTCTGCCAGGTAAGCAAGAGCACAGCAGACATCAAGGGCCATGGAAGTGAGGCGCTTGCTGTTGATCTCATCCTCCTCTGAGTGCACTGTCCTGTCAGACACCAAGTGACGACGGGCCAACAAGTATGTTTTGAGGTCACCTAAgaattgtgagaaaaaaaaaaaaaaaaaaaaaaaaaaaagtcatatgagtagacaaaaaaaagcaatatatatatatatatatatatatatatatatatatatatatatatatatatatatatatatatatatatatatatatatatatatatatatatatatatatatatatatatatatatatatatatatatatatatatataatgtatatatttacagtatacatacatactaatGATTTAAGTCATGTGGGATCACTATGGTTATATACCAATTCCCAAGAGTCCCAGACAAAACAATCTTACACCCTGAGTAGGAACACATGCAATAAAAagtttccttcatattggtGACATTCctaaagatatataaataaacaaataaataaaaagatggaaaatggCGGTCCTCTTTTTAGTTGATTTCTTTGAAAAATATTACACTTTTGGTGACTAATGACTCACCATACAACATGAATTCCATGACCATATAGATGGGCTCCTGATGAGTGCAGAGTCCCAACAGCTGCACAATATTCCTGTGATTGAATCTCTTCATCATCTCTGCCTCACCCAGGAAGTCCAGCTTCTCTTCCACAGTGGAACCAACCTGCAACATCAACATCCCATGAGAATACATGTTATCATGCCCTTAATTACCAACACTGGGTGACTTTTCCCTGCTATACTAATACTACATTGTATGTGATACTTTTGTGCTTATTTGACTCATGTAATCAtcaaaaccataaaatcttTTGTAACACACATTGTCttctgtgggagagagaaaaaatctaTAATCTTTATCATAAGGAATAAAATACCCAATATATATAATCTCAAGAGcttagaaaaagagagaaaaaaaaaaaaaaaaaatagagccaaCCAGGTTATGAAGACTTCCTGTTGTTCTCTTCCTATGTGGCAAAAGATGAAGAGTGACAGAAGACTTTAGAATGTTCAGTATGGAAGTGAAGTTTTTGCAAGCATATTTTTCCTGACACACACCTTGAGGGTCTTGACAGCCACTGCCAGCCAGGGGGAGTTGTCAGCAAACTGACATTCACCTCCAAACACTGTGCCAAACGCTCCTTCTCCGATGGTGCGGTTGATGACCACCTTCTCCCGTGGCAACTCCCACTCATCAAGGGGCATGAGTTCTCCAATAGACCACCCGGACTCAGGGATCATCTTTTCGAACCTGCAAGTAAAGATAAAAACTCAGGAAGGCTGTCAATGTATATGGTCCCCTGgtacatttttttgtgatctttctttattttcctatttttgaACTTTTATGAGGTGCAATCCATGAGTTTCCAGACTGTTTGTGTGGAGCACTAACTGATAACAGTTCAGACTTGGGATGATGAGGCATGCTAAACAAATGTATCCTCACACAGTGTACCAAATGACAGTGACCAGCTGACACATTTTGTTTCATGGCCAACTTTTGTGAGACAGACCGTCGTCATGTAAGAGTTTGTGTGACCATCAAATGTGCACATACATATAAACACCAGATTCTTGTCACCCCATGTCCAAAGCATGTTTCAGCTCTAACTGCCAATGGACTACTGTTCAATACCAATCACCTTAACCACTCATCACAAGCTGTTATGCATTCTGTAATAAGACTGAATTAAAAAAGGGCAATTTTTGCatccttagaaaaaaaatcttatgcaTCTGCAAATACAGTACATTAAGCAAGATACAAGTAAACTAGAACATAAGACACAGAAATGGTCACATAGTCCACCACAACCAGTCTCACCTTCTTTTGTAGACAATGAAGAGGGCAATGAGGATGAATGCAAAGACCACAAAGATCAGCAccatgacgatgatgatggccTGGTCACACTCCACATTCAACCACCGGCTGAATGTCTCAAACAGGCAGGTGTCCTCAACCAAGCCATCTTTGGGGATTCCTTGCAAAAATCTCAGGTCACCCAGGTCAAGGTCAAGCCTGTGGagtgaaaacagaaacagatgAGAATTTGGCAACATATGTTTACTGAGATCATAAGGAACCTCAATGGGGAGTCTGACAGATAAGCATGTCAGGTGAAGAATCATCCACCATAACTTCTGACATTTTCACATAAAAATAGGTTTAGAAAAATGTCTAAAATCcatgcaatttatttatttatctatttatttattttgtatgtgtgtgtgtgtgtgcgtgttaagGAGGGGCAAAATAAGGCtttaaaaagatttttttttttttagctttctctACAAGTATTCTATATAAGGCACTATGTTGGCATCAATTAGACAGTTAtcaacaaatattttctttccctcatcctccactaaaagaagaaaatttctTTCTGTAACGTGTTCACTGATATCCAGTGACCAGCTCAATGAATGCTACACCAATGTACAGTACAGAGTGTCTGAGATAGAGGAGGGGAGTGTATGCATGCTTTTTGTCTATGTCTTCCTTGGACTTGACACACTTGCATTGTCTTTACCTTTCTCAGGGCATCATAGTGAGAGCAAATTCAAGAAGCAAGGATATTTGGAGGAGACAAAGACAAAGCAGCAACACCTCCACCCTGCCAGCCTCCTCCATGTCCCTACAGTGCCACAAAGGACATCAAGACTGATACAAAACTAGTGGCATCACTTAGGATTAATTCTCAGGGgtggaaagtaataaaaaaagttttggAGGCCATCATCTGGCAATCACTAAAACTATACTGCTTTTCTTAATTGCTCAGTACCATAACTATCTGGAGGATTCAAATGGGTTCATAAATACAATAGTGATAACCATTAAATGTTTTGAATCAAGTGAATACAGGAGGGAACTGTGAATATGTTGCTGCTATCACTATCACTGATTTCCACTCAGAAATATGGCAGCCTGTGTCATAAACTCATTCCTCCTGTGCTGTAGCAATTCATGATCTTTGATCCTGGATAAAAGTTTGTGAACCTGTACAATGATGATTTGAATAAAATGAATACTCTATACAACAACTTCTTCTTTGCTCCATGGTGTCCACAGTGGATGGGGAAACTTACTTGGATCCTTGAGGATTGAAGGTTCCCACAGTGACATAGGAGCCTcccttcttatcatcatcaacaacaaactGCATGATGTTCACCAGCTGTGTGTCTGAGATGTTGTTGTGGGGGTCTGAGGAGTTCTTGCGGAAGTTGATCATGCCCGACACGCCACTGAAGCTGGTCTTGGAGATGATCTCAGAGAACCTCCTGTGGAGAGACAATGACATGGTAAGAtgggggagaggaatgggatTGGAATCAACTGAAAGATGAATTTTTGTATGGGTTGATAAATGGAACTCAGTAccacaatgattttttttgttgccaagggcaacaaaatcttTGAAATGTTGACCTATTCATCAAATAGGAGATGTATGACAGTGTGTCAGTGGGCAGATGAGTGATGCACAAATGCATCAAAAAGATTCCCCTCAAATCAAACATGCCCATACAATAAATCCTTTGAGCAGCAATAGTAATACTAAGTGCTcactattgttattttcttagccACGGCATACACTTCCAATACCACTGATGTGTGGCTACACCCCTTAAGTACTGTAAACACAGAAACAATAAGACTACTAGATCACTCCTGAATCCTGACAGTGTACCTCCACCTACACTACAgtatgtgtatttatgtgtgcaaCACAAGGACCAACCACATGTGAACACTCACAGCACACTGCCCACAGGAACACCAGCCCAGCACACAAAGTGGGGAAAATACATCACATGGTAGTGGCTAAGAACACAGAGCTACAGCCAACTCACTCCACAGTCCGGAAGGTGTGAAAGTTGGAGACGTGTGTCCGGTCCTCCTTGAGCAGTTTATCAAGGGCAAGTGCATATGCCCACACAGCATCGTAGGTGTAGCCAGCGTAATCTGGAGGGGTGTTGTTCATTTCGCTGTGGGAAGCCAGGAAAAGATGGTCAATCTGGGCATTAGTCAGTCTTTTATCTGAGTATGACAGCAAAATAGTGCTTCTTTGAATGAGTACCAGTCTAAGGAATGAAGGATCTACTGAAGTAAGAACACACAAAACTCTTACCGCCTGTACTCTTCCCGCCACTCTGCAACAGTCAAGTTCTCGTAGCTGGTGGCATTGTCAGGTGCATAGTAGGCAAAGCCGAGACTCATGTGGCGATCAATGGCCTGAGGAACAATACAACACACTCAGTTGCTATTCACCATCATTAACAAATATTTCTTGGTACAAATCAGTGGGACTCAGATTTGGGAATGAAAAGCCATGATACTAAAGGTGCAAAGAAAAGGCTCTCTAATCTAGAATTCTCAAGAAAGTGGTAAAGAATTCATGCagcaaattttctttttataaaacTCAGGTACATGCAAGATGGAATCCTAGGAAGAAGTACAAATGTAACCACTGGCTGAACTAACATTACTAATACCTTAATTGTTCATTACTAACAGTTCAACATGTACTGCTGAGTtactttgcattatttttttcttaatagtgATAAAAGCAAGAACTAATGGGAATtgatggcagtggtagtgggAGATGCAGTGGCAATAAAACaggtggaggagaatgaagaggtaGCAGTGGTAAAAGCAGAGATAGTGACAGCAGCAGTTCTTCCCTTCATTGTTCTCACCTCCAGCATCTGTGTAGTGGTACATGGGAGCCTCTTGCGGTCCTTACCACTGTATATGCTTGTGTTGTACCAGTTTGTGTTAAACCAGCGAGGGAGGAACCAGACATAGCCATACTCAGCTGTCATGTTGAGGCGGTAAGCCTCACAAAGAACTTCCCGTGCCTTGTTGGCATAAAAGTCACCAATGATAATCTTGTGGGTCTGCAATTTTTTGAGTCTctgtgtgggaggaaaggacaCCAGCATTAGATGTTATGATGAGAGCAAAGTAGTAGTGGCTGCAGTATGGTGAAGCTGATGGCTGAAATTGTGAGGGTTATTGTTACTGTAAAAGAGATAATCATTCAAAAGAATATTAATGATCAGATATCTAATCATCCAAAAGCAACCAGTATAAAGAAGGGGGAAGTCTGTCCCAGTGAGAACAGCACATGATGGACCAAATTCTAACACCCTACATTCCttaaaatacaattttttttccattaacatTTTAGCctcaagaaaggaaaataaaaatgaaaataatagctAAAAATTCAACTAAAATCTTAAATACTGCAAGCAAAATCAGTTCATCCCAaatttcatccttatttttcacttttaaaaCTAAAAACTATATAAAACTCTGTagcagaaaacagaaaattcaGAATCAAAACTTCAAAGCAAGGAATTTAATCCTAAATGTTACACAGTAATTAAAGTAGAATATTCAACTATACATGAATGTAAAGATTATTTCCTGGCACACTTACTTCTTCTATATCACCACTGGTTTTCATCTTCACGTTGGTAACTTTCAGCTTGTCTGTCACATTGTACAGTAGGTCTGACAGGTACTCACTGTACTTGTTGCTGTCTTCTGTTAGGGCTCCCACCTGCTTCCACTGTAATTGTTGGAATAATTTCTTGTACACCGTTCTGAAAAATACAAATGGAAACATGGATGGTAAGATTTATGGTGCTCAACAAGCTTTTTACTACACATTACATTATTGTATCTCAGTACATaaatacctaacaagctgaattCCTTAAATCCTTTTCAGACACACTTTATGTGGACAGAATCTGAAGCTTTTTTTAtgggagtgatttttttttccaaaaattgTAGAAATGTGATTTTTTGTGAGTTCTATCAGCAAGTGgtagttttatattttcacaaaaATAATTTTAAGGGTGAACACATCATAATTAGTCCATAAAATGATAATTCATATCTCCAAATTTTAACAAACCTGATGGAACAACCAAAAAGAACCTACATTCGGTAATCAAAACATTGCAGGACTAACCTTGACTACTCTTTCAGGGTAACTAGGTTCCGCAGGGAAAACTTTGCCTCATGAGGCCCTGCTGAGCAACTAGACTctatgttaataatgtaaattaCTACAACTATTCTGTAATCAAAGTTCCTTTACTGGAGCAAGTACTTACTTCATGCTGCCAACTTTCTCTAAATTTAAGTTCTCGTCCAGTTTTCACATTTCCTTAAATAACCTGAGTTTCTCAAATGTTTCTAAAGCCTCCTTGTCCTCATAATTCATTAAACATAATTTATGCAAAGAGCTCTATCTGATGCTGTGATGTTGCTGTTGCAAAGATCGAGTAGGAACTGAATGAAGGAATTTATATACTTCCTTAGTCTTATCCCTTTTAGAAATTGGCTAGATTGGATGATTACATAATTTTTCATCAGTGAAAATAAATGTCATCTGACAACTGCttgcttccacacacacactttatcaaATTAAGAGTACAGAGAAGGGGATCCCAATGCCATTCCTCAGTCCATTTTATGttatgaaggaaatatggagaTGGCAATCTTCTACCCAACCCAAGGAGTGTGTGGCCAGGCTGTCCCCTCCCAAAGGCACCACTACTTTGCTATGATTTATTTTGTAAACTAACAAGATGAACTTGGTATATTCCATATTTTCATCATCTATTTCACACTGACATCTTTTTGCTGATTAATTGTAACTGAACATCAGGAACAGATTTAATTTCTTGATACAATATTTCTGACAAATAATGGAGGTGCTGAGTGGCACTTTCTGGGAAGGGCAAAGCTTAACTCTCTTTCTGCCAATGAGAGAATCAAAGGCCATAcccatatattttgttttctgggATGGTTCTGAAGAAGTATGGATATTTGGAGTAGTTGAAGATAGCTCCCTCAGCGCTGTACGACATCACAACTGTCTTGAAGGTCTCGGCCACGCCCACCAGGGTCTCCAGGGTGTCAGAACATGCCGGGCCTGCACCAAGTCAACAAGCATGTGTATGTATTGCTCACACTCACAGATGTGTATCAATAGGACTTCAAGTACAATTTTTCACTCACAAACATGCATTAAAAGAGCTTCTGCATTGCAAATTCAATTAAAAGCTTTTAAATGTACAAATTTTCACTCAGACTAGCATGA
Proteins encoded in this window:
- the LOC135091445 gene encoding atrial natriuretic peptide receptor 1-like, encoding MKGDTRGPPPAPHRTPPFLPQLVGGRSLLAPVLLLLLLVVYSCCLLPARADHCMGLAKNGKSLPPRRYLYHPWRQQELPIKLDTSERLSHQLATALTKILLQEGLGYQNVTITQYPSTFDHNRVLGRLKSHSQNEIPEVMLNMEVWIPPTVSDLNITAESDGGKHASGGRFGWFVSKNSSTQPGIITDHWRSFQQDEVAEIFSLLPQEEYDLRHNYTVDTIHSTPSQKRYWCEEEYCNEGVFTPPLCAGRKCATLLIGNHSDYNEFLKEQVEKERLLVQLAWVGPNLTPQFLCFFRGEKPIMFFDWWPNSLSNLDNFMPISFPSCYSSYSVNPYLCNYELHALKKYMWRKLRKSAKPVVEAVRRFLLSEQHYRELIGNFTARTQNCSSNTTALQVHNQSQLVDEVACDWLKAHGKSVWYEWLPVEHDAKTVLWIGGIFPMSNESNVGFYRKSLVNAAQLAYKRINNNSDILRDYEIKVINLNGGCRRETVLTAFMHHIRKESADVDFAQMIGILGPACSDTLETLVGVAETFKTVVMSYSAEGAIFNYSKYPYFFRTIPENKIYGTVYKKLFQQLQWKQVGALTEDSNKYSEYLSDLLYNVTDKLKVTNVKMKTSGDIEERLKKLQTHKIIIGDFYANKAREVLCEAYRLNMTAEYGYVWFLPRWFNTNWYNTSIYSGKDRKRLPCTTTQMLEAIDRHMSLGFAYYAPDNATSYENLTVAEWREEYRREMNNTPPDYAGYTYDAVWAYALALDKLLKEDRTHVSNFHTFRTVERFSEIISKTSFSGVSGMINFRKNSSDPHNNISDTQLVNIMQFVVDDDKKGGSYVTVGTFNPQGSKLDLDLGDLRFLQGIPKDGLVEDTCLFETFSRWLNVECDQAIIIVMVLIFVVFAFILIALFIVYKRRFEKMIPESGWSIGELMPLDEWELPREKVVINRTIGEGAFGTVFGGECQFADNSPWLAVAVKTLKVGSTVEEKLDFLGEAEMMKRFNHRNIVQLLGLCTHQEPIYMVMEFMLYGDLKTYLLARRHLVSDRTVHSEEDEINSKRLTSMALDVCCALAYLAELKYVHRDVACRNCLVSAERVVKLSDFGMTRPMYESDYYRFNRRGMLPVRWMSPESLEDGIFTSSSDMWSYGVLLYEIITFGSFPFQGMSNNQVLEHVRSGNTISLPKSVKPQLERLLLSCWSMNPQHRPTFTEMGETLNMWPRLITPCLELPTAAIQINDTDSVDLALPTDQPCRRSSAPNTRLPTTRPRLADADSCTNNNATPNCVLQSRPGNTQASNLFGSFNWNHVPQENGGGPSKEPLLPQNGEAYVTRYVCLQRTKSGENSELESPSSMTAV